A genome region from Panicum virgatum strain AP13 chromosome 4K, P.virgatum_v5, whole genome shotgun sequence includes the following:
- the LOC120703557 gene encoding disease resistance protein RGA5-like produces the protein MDLVSGAMGSLAPKLIQLLQDEYQLEKHLRSEVKSLSEELESIYAFFHKVAQVPWYNLDKQIKIWAREVRCASFDMEDVLDTLLVQAKSHDHADQSRLKHAMKKMGDLFTKAKARHDIASDIKTIKEQVKVVAERRQRYKIDDNIEARTTTTIIDPRLLALYKEASQLIGIDEPMDAVIEMLSVGNRHHSTSGKETKIVSIVGFGGLGKTTLAKAVYNKVNNQFDCCACVQVGQNPDLRKVLRDILIDLKPTNMTRAHVEKQLSFGYLKEFDERQLINELRLYLQGKRYFIVVDDIWQTSAWEVISCAFVDGNCGSRILTTTRNSQVSTEIDGEIYRMEELSYNNSRKLFYAKTFGGEERGPSSDELDNEVCETIIQKCRGVPLAIVTIAGALARKPTKEWSHLYNSIGFSSDDDKVENMKKILSFSCYDLPSHLRTCFLYLCVFPEEY, from the exons ATGGATCTGGTGTCAGGGGCGATGGGCAGCCTCGCCCCCAAGCTAATCCAGCTGCTCCAAGATGAGTACCAGCTGGAGAAGCATCTGAGGAGTGAAGTGAAATCTCTCTCAGAGGAGCTGGAGAGCATCTACGCCTTCTTCCACAAGGTGGCGCAAGTACCATGGTACAACCTTGATAAGCAGATCAAGATCTGGGCACGAGAGGTCAGGTGTGCATCCTTCGACATGGAGGATGTCCTTGATACCTTACTCGTACAGGCCAAGAGCCATGACCACGCCGACCAGAGCAGGCTCAAGCATGCCATGAAGAAGATGGGTGACCTGTTCACCAAGGCCAAGGCTCGCCATGACATCGCAAGCGACATCAAAACCATCAAAGAACAAGTTAAGGTGGTGGCAGAGAGACGTCAAAGGTACAAAATTGATGATAATATTGAGGCCAGGACTACTACCACAATAATCGATCCTCGACTTTTGGCTCTTTATAAAGAAGCTTCACAGCTCATTGGCATCGATGAACCAATGGATGCGGTCATCGAGATGCTATCTGTTGGGAACAGGCATCACAGTACGTCTGGCAAGGAGACAAAGATTGTCTCCATTGTCGGGTTTGGAGGATTGGGCAAGACCACTCTTGCCAAGGCTGTGTATAACAAGGTTAATAATCAATTTGACTGTTGTGCTTGTGTTCAAGTGGGACAAAATCCTGACCTCAGGAAAGTCCTGAGGGACATTCTCATTGATCTCAAGCCAACAAACATGACCAGAGCTCATGTCGAGAAACAGCTCAGCTTTGGTTATCTCAAGGAATTTGATGAAAGGCAACTCATCAATGAACTCCGATTGTACCTTCAAGGAAAAAG GTATTTCATTGTTGTAGATGACATATGGCAGACATCAGCATGGGAAGTCATTAGCTGTGCATTTGTTGATGGTAATTGTGGTAGTAGAATACTCACCACTACACGTAATTCTCAAGTTTCAACAGAAATTGATGGTGAGATTTATAGAATGGAAGAACTTTCTTACAACAACTCCAGAAAACTATTCTATGCCAAAACATTTGGTGGGGAAGAAAGAGGTCCTAGTAGTGACGAATTGGACAATGAGGTATGTGAAACAATTATACAGAAATGTCGTGGGGTACCATTAGCTATTGTCACAATTGCCGGGGCGCTAGCTAGAAAACCAACAAAGGAGTGGTCTCATCTATACAACTCAATTGGTTTTAGTTCAGATGACGATAAAGTTGAGAATATGAAAAAGATTCTATCATTTAGCTGCTATGACTTACCTAGTCATCTAAGGACTTGCTTCCTCTATCTATGTGTATTTCCAGAAGAATATTAA